The Spodoptera frugiperda isolate SF20-4 chromosome 2, AGI-APGP_CSIRO_Sfru_2.0, whole genome shotgun sequence genome has a window encoding:
- the LOC118268996 gene encoding alpha-amylase 2 has product MFRLILCLAAVTLALAYKNPHYASGRTTMVHLFEWKWDDIARECETFLGPRGYGGIQISPPNENLAIWSRQRPWWERYQPISYRLVTRSGNEQQFANMVRKCNDAGVRIYVDAIINHMTGTWNENTGTGGSTADFGNWGYPGVPYGRNDFNWPHCVIQGHDYGCCADRVRNCELSGLKDLNQGNEYVRQQIVNYMNHLINLGVAGFRIDAAKHMWPGDLRVIYDRLHNLNTAHGFPSGARPYIYQEVIDLGGEVISRDEYTPLAAVTEFKFGMELSRAFNRGNQLRWLHNFGPAWGLLASGDSLTFIDNHDNQRGHGAGGNILTYKNAKQYKGAIAFMLAHPYGWPQLMSSFDFHDTEAGPPMDSSGNIISPSINSDQSCGNGWICEHRWRQIYSMVAFRNQAGNSALSNWWDNGGNQIAFCRGNAGFVAFNNEYWDLNETLQTCLPAGTYCDVISGEKSGSNCTGKRVTVGGDGRAHISLGANEFDMVLAIHTGPESRL; this is encoded by the exons ATGTTTCGGCTCATCCTTTGCCTGGCGGCCGTGACTCTGGCACTGGCCTACAAAAACCCTCACTATGCATCAGGCCGTACGACTATGGTTCACCTGTTTGAGTGGAAGTGGGATGACATCGCAAGAGAGTGCGAAACTTTCTTAGGACCCAGAGGATATGGTGGTATTCAG ATCTCTCCTCCCAATGAGAACCTTGCCATCTGGTCTCGCCAACGCCCCTGGTGGGAACGTTACCAGCCCATCTCCTACCGCCTTGTCACCCGCTCCGGTAACGAACAACAGTTCGCTAACATGGTGCGCAAATGTAACGACGCTGGTGTCAG AATCTACGTCGATGCCATCATCAACCACATGACAGGCACATGGAATGAGAACACTGGTACTGGTGGCAGCACCGCCGACTTCGGCAACTGGGGCTACCCTGGCGTGCCATACGGCAGGAACGACTTCAACTGGCCCCACTGTGTCATTCAAGGCCACGACTACGGCTGCTGCGCTGATAGG GTACGTAACTGCGAGCTGTCTGGTCTGAAGGACTTGAACCAGGGCAATGAATACGTCCGTCAACAGATCGTAAACTACATGAACCACCTCATCAACTTGGGTGTTGCTGGATTcag AATTGACGCTGCCAAACACATGTGGCCCGGAGACTTGCGTGTCATCTACGACAGGCTACACAACCTCAACACTGCCCACGGTTTCCCCTCTGGCGCTCGCCCTTACATCTACCAGGAAGTCATTGACCTTGGTGGTGAAGTCATCTCCCGCGATGAGTACACTCCTCTTGCCGCCGTCACAGAGTTCAAATTCGGTATGGAACTCAGCCGCGCCTTCAACCGTGGAAACCAACTCAGATGGTTGCACAACTTCGGACCTGCATGGGGTCTTCTTGCTTCTGGCGATTCTCTTACCTTCATTGACAACCACGACAACCAAAGAGGTCACGGTGCTGGTGGAAACATCCTTACCTACAAGAACGCTAAACAGTACAAGGGTGCTATTGCCTTCATGTTGGCCCATCCTTACGGCTGGCCTCAGCTGATGAGCTCCTTCGACTTCCACGACACTGAGGCTGGACCTCCAATGGACAGCAGCGGCAACATCATCTCTCCCTCCATCAACTCT GACCAATCCTGCGGTAACGGATGGATCTGTGAGCACCGTTGGCGCCAGATCTACAGCATGGTTGCCTTCAGAAACCAGGCTGGCAACAGCGCTCTATCCAACTGGTGGGACAACGGCGGCAACCAGATTGCCTTCTGCAGAGGAAACGCTGGTTTCGTCGCTTTCAACAATGAATACTGGGACTTGAACGAGACCCTCCAG ACTTGCCTGCCCGCTGGTACTTACTGTGACGTCATCTCTGGTGAGAAGAGCGGCAGCAACTGCACTGGCAAGCGCGTCACCGTCGGCGGCGACGGTCGCGCTCACATCTCTCTTGGAGCCAACGAGTTCGACATGGTCTTGGCCATCCACACTGGACCTGAG TCGAGGCTGTAA